In the genome of Deltaproteobacteria bacterium, one region contains:
- the gltX gene encoding glutamate--tRNA ligase: protein MSNDVRVRFAPSPTGYLHVGGVRTALYNWLFARHNGGKFVLRLEDTDLERSTDEAIGWILDGLKWLHLDWDEGPYRQTERFDLYNEHIDRLIEQGKAYRCYCTPEELELRRKKAMVRGGSPKYDGRCRRLKDGDHSGPYTIRFKAPQEGTIIVNDLIRGPVLFDESQMDDLIIRRSNGNPTYNLTVVVDDALMGITHVIRGEDHLSNTPRQIQLYQALGYGLPQFGHMPMILGTDKKRLSKRHGASSITEFREMGYLWEAMVNYLVRLGWSYGDQEIFSIDELVDKFTLEKVNKSAAVFDLDKLVWLNQSYLKSLPEEEVAGRLVPFLEAKGLLGDGPDIPWLPKAVITLRERTGTLVEMADQCEFYFRELEYDQEAAGKFLTSDIAPLLEKVSELISRVEVFTQESLHEAFRSFLEAEGIKLKVIAQPLRIALTYRRNSPGLFEVMEVLGKDKTLRRIQRACDWILASIGRHPSPR from the coding sequence ATGAGCAACGATGTACGTGTACGGTTCGCCCCTTCCCCCACCGGATACCTCCACGTCGGAGGGGTCCGTACTGCTCTTTACAACTGGCTTTTCGCCCGGCACAATGGGGGCAAATTTGTCCTGAGGCTGGAGGATACTGACCTCGAAAGGTCCACAGACGAGGCTATAGGCTGGATCTTGGACGGTTTGAAATGGCTCCACCTGGACTGGGATGAGGGTCCTTATCGCCAGACCGAAAGGTTTGACCTGTATAATGAGCACATAGACAGGCTCATTGAACAGGGAAAGGCGTACCGATGCTACTGTACCCCGGAGGAACTGGAACTAAGGCGGAAAAAGGCCATGGTCAGGGGAGGATCTCCAAAGTATGACGGCCGCTGCCGGCGCCTCAAGGACGGCGATCATTCCGGGCCTTATACCATCCGTTTCAAGGCACCCCAGGAAGGCACTATCATAGTGAATGACCTCATCCGTGGCCCCGTCCTTTTCGACGAAAGTCAGATGGATGACCTGATCATCCGCCGTTCGAACGGCAACCCCACCTACAACCTCACCGTGGTGGTGGATGACGCCCTCATGGGGATCACCCACGTCATTCGGGGGGAGGACCACCTGTCCAATACACCCCGGCAGATCCAACTCTACCAGGCCCTGGGCTATGGTCTGCCTCAATTCGGTCACATGCCCATGATCCTCGGCACCGACAAGAAGCGCCTGTCCAAGCGCCATGGGGCCTCCTCTATTACCGAATTCCGCGAAATGGGCTATTTATGGGAGGCCATGGTTAACTACCTGGTACGGCTCGGATGGTCTTATGGCGACCAGGAGATCTTTTCCATCGACGAACTCGTCGATAAGTTTACCCTGGAAAAAGTAAACAAATCAGCTGCGGTTTTCGACCTGGACAAGTTGGTATGGCTGAATCAGAGCTATCTGAAATCCCTGCCCGAGGAAGAGGTGGCCGGGAGACTTGTTCCTTTTCTCGAAGCAAAGGGGCTGCTGGGCGACGGGCCCGACATTCCCTGGCTCCCCAAGGCTGTCATTACTCTCAGGGAAAGGACGGGAACCCTTGTGGAGATGGCCGACCAATGTGAATTCTACTTCAGGGAACTGGAGTATGACCAGGAAGCGGCTGGAAAGTTCCTTACGAGCGATATCGCCCCACTCCTGGAGAAAGTCTCGGAGCTCATTTCCAGGGTCGAGGTTTTCACCCAGGAATCCCTCCATGAGGCATTTAGAAGCTTCCTGGAGGCTGAAGGGATCAAACTGAAGGTCATTGCCCAGCCTCTGCGCATCGCGCTTACCTACCGGAGAAACAGCCCCGGACTTTTCGAGGTCATGGAAGTGTTGGGGAAGGATAAAACTTTGCGGCGAATCCAGCGGGCATGCGACTGGATTCTGGCCTCGATAGGTCGCCATCCATCTCCACGAT